TCCAGTCCGATTTACGGATTATAAGTATTCCAGAGACGAAGTGATTGAACGATTGAAAATTGAAGGGGTCGGTGCAAGGAAATACTTCTATCCATTGACGAGTGCATTTTCCTGTTACCGGGATCGTTTTGACCCAGGACATACACCCATAGCAGAAGCTGCAGCCAATGAAATATTGACATTACCATTATATGCGGATCTGTCATTGGATGATGTCGACCGTATTTGCAAGATCATTTTAGAATAAAGGCAGGTGTTAGGCATGAAAGGAATCATTTTAGCAGGAGGTACCGGATCGAGACTTTACCCATTGACTAAGTCAGTTTCTAAACAGATCTTACCGATCTATGATAAACCGATGATCTATTATCCGTTGTCTGTTTTAATGCTGGCAGGGATGAAAGAAGTGCTAATTATTTCGACGGAACGGGATTTGCCGGATTTTCAGGAATTACTGGGAGATGGCGGGCACATCGGTATGGAACTGAGCTATCAGGTTCAGGCTGAACCGAAAGGTTTAGCAGATGCGTTTATTTTGGGTGAATCCTTTATTGGAGAAGATCAGGTTGCTCTTATTTTAGGAGATAATATCTTTTACGGTTCCAACTTCAGTAACCAACTGAAAAGAGCTACTTCATTGAAAGAAGGCGGTGTGATATTCGGGTGTCATGTGAACGACCCGAGAGCTTATGGTGTCGTTGAAGTCGATAAGAATCGAAATGCGGTTTCCATTGAAGAAAAGCCGGAAAACCCGAAGTCCTCTTACGCTGTACCGGGGCTTTATTTTTTTGATAATGATGTGATTGACATTGCAAAACAGGTTAAGCCTTCAGCACGAGGTGAGTTGGAAATCACCTCAGTCATAGACCACTATATGAAAGAAGGAAAATTGAAAGTGCAGTTGACCGGGCGTGGACTTGCGTGGTTGGATACAGGTACGCATGAAGCTCTTCTTGAAGCGTCAAACTTTGTTGAAGCGATTCAAAAAAGACAGGGTTTATACATTGCCTGTATTGAGGAAATTGCATTTCGTAAAGGCTATATAAATGCCAATCAGCTGAAAATATTAGCGCAACCTTTATCAAAAACCGACTATGGTGATTATTTAATGGATATTGCCACTACTGAGGGGAGTGTTAGAGTGTGAAGGTATTAGTAACAGGTGGTGCTGGTTTTATAGGAGGTAACCACATTCACTTTTTATTGGAGAATTATGAAGATATTAATGTAACCAATTTGGACTTATTAACTTATGCGGGAGATTTGTCGAAACATGAAAAATACGAAAATGATTCACGGTATACATTTGTGGAAATGGATATTGCAGACCGTGAAGCAGTTCTGGAACTGTTTCAACAGAATGCTTTTGAGTATGTCCTTCATTTTGCAGCGGAAAGTCATGTGGACCGGTCCATTGAAGATCCGAGCGCTTTTGTGAGAACGAATGTCCTGGGAACACAAGTGTTGTTGGATGCAGCGCTTAAAAACAAAGTGAAAAAATTTGTGCATATTTCAACGGATGAGGTCTATGGTGAACTGGAACTCGATGGGGATGATTATTTCACCGAAGAAACCCCACTTCAACCAAACAGTCCATACAGTGCCAGTAAAGCGT
This Salisediminibacterium beveridgei DNA region includes the following protein-coding sequences:
- the rfbB gene encoding dTDP-glucose 4,6-dehydratase: MKVLVTGGAGFIGGNHIHFLLENYEDINVTNLDLLTYAGDLSKHEKYENDSRYTFVEMDIADREAVLELFQQNAFEYVLHFAAESHVDRSIEDPSAFVRTNVLGTQVLLDAALKNKVKKFVHISTDEVYGELELDGDDYFTEETPLQPNSPYSASKASSDLLVRAYHETYGMPVNITRCSNNYGPFQFPEKLIPLTIQKLSNGEKVPVYGDGSNIRDWLHVSDHCSAVDLVMREGVDGEVYNIGGHNEKTNLELVKTIIKEMGKTEESIEFVKDRLGHDKRYAIDPKKIEKLGWKSKYEFNEGIKKLIN
- the rfbA gene encoding glucose-1-phosphate thymidylyltransferase RfbA; this encodes MKGIILAGGTGSRLYPLTKSVSKQILPIYDKPMIYYPLSVLMLAGMKEVLIISTERDLPDFQELLGDGGHIGMELSYQVQAEPKGLADAFILGESFIGEDQVALILGDNIFYGSNFSNQLKRATSLKEGGVIFGCHVNDPRAYGVVEVDKNRNAVSIEEKPENPKSSYAVPGLYFFDNDVIDIAKQVKPSARGELEITSVIDHYMKEGKLKVQLTGRGLAWLDTGTHEALLEASNFVEAIQKRQGLYIACIEEIAFRKGYINANQLKILAQPLSKTDYGDYLMDIATTEGSVRV